The DNA window GCGGGCCAGCGTGAGGGCGTGCTGACCCCCGGTCACGGCCGCGCCGCGATGCTGGGCGCGCTGATGTGGCTCGAAGCGCTGCCGCGTGCGCTGCTGCAGGGTGCGCTGCCCGCCTGGCGCGTGGACATGGCGCGGGCCGATGACGTGCTGGCCGTGCCCGGCGACCGCGCGCCGCTGCCGATGGTCGTGGCCGATCTCGCGGCCATCGCGGGCACCGCACTGCGCCAGCGCACCAGCCTGCGTGCCGCCGCCACCGCTGACTGCGAGTGGGACGGGGACCCGCTGGCGCCATGAGCCGCAGCTATCGCGAACAGGCCGAGGCCTTCGCCGCACTCCATGACGGCGGCGATGCCACGCAGCTGGCCGACAACCTGCACGCCCGCATCCACGTGCTGCGCGGCGGCGGCCTGCCGGTGCCGGCCATGGTCGCTGCGGTCGGGCGTGGCAATGCCTGGGTGTGTTCACCTCGCACCACCTATGCCGACTACGCCGCCGAGGAGGCGCGGCGCCTGCTGCCGCCTTGGCAGGCACGGCCGTTGTCGATGCTGTGCGCGGGCGTGGGTCGGCTGCTGGATGCCGCGCGCATCGACCGCGCGGTCTCGCTCAACAACTGGGGGCTGAGTACCAACCTCTACCCGGCGCTGGATCAGCTCGATCTCGCCGGTCTGATCGATGAAGCCCGCACGGGTTGGCCGGACCACGCACTGTGGTTCCGCTCGCTCAACCCGGTGCACGACGCCGACTGGCTGACCGCGTTGCGGGCGCGTGGTTTCCTGCTGGTGGCCAGCCGTCAGGTCTACCTGCGCGAAGCAGGCCTGCCGGCGTGCGGACGCGATCTGGTGGCCGATCTGCGCCTGCTGCAGCGCCAGGACCTGCGGCATGTCGCGGAGACCGCATTCGTCGAGACCGACTACCCACGGATCGCCGCGCTGTACGCGCAGCTGTACCTGGACAAGTACTCGCGGCACAACCCGGCCTACCACGCCACCATGCTGCGTGACTGGCATCGCAGGGGATTGCTGCAGCTGCGCGGCTTCCGCGACGACGACGGCCAGCTGCTGTGCATCGCCGGCATGTTCGGCACCGGGACCACCATGACCACACCCATCGTCGGCTACGACACCTCCCGGCCACAGCGCCTGGGGCTGTACCGCACACTGACCGCCTGCGGCTTCGACGAGGCGCTGCGCAGTGGCCGCCACCTCAACCTCAGTGCGGGTGCAGCGGGCTTCAAACGGCTGCGCGGTGCGACGCCTGCGATCGAGTACAGCGCGGTGTGGCTGCCACCGGCGGCGCGTGCCAGCCGCGCCGTGGTGTCGTTGCTGTCCAGCCTCACCTGTCGCCTGGGCGTGCCCTTGATGCGGAAGTACCAGCTGTGAATGGCTGGCATCCACGGTTGTTCCGACAGTGGTACGCGGTGGCGGGTGGTGCACGGCTGCGCACGCGTCCGCTGGCGATCCAGCTGCTGGGCCTGCCGCTGGTGCTGGCGCGCGACGCGCACGGCCGCCCCTTCGCGCTGGAAGACCGCTGCCCACACCGGCACGCGCCGCTGTCCTCCGGCTGTGTCGAACACGGCCAGCTGCGTTGCCCGTACCACGGCTGGCGCTTCGACCACGATGGCCGGCTGACCGAAGTGCCCGGCCTGCCAGCGGACCTGCAGGCGCCAGCGATCCGCGCCAGCGCATTTCCCGTCATCGAACACGACGGCCTGCTGTGGCTGCGGCCCTCACAGGAAGGCGAACCGGCGCCTTCCGCGCTGGTAATGGACGCGCGGCCAGAACATCGACGATTCCTGTGGCAGACGCGTTGGCAGGCGCACGTGCTGGAGGCGATGGAGAACTTCCTGGATCCGCTGCACACGCATTACCTGCATCCCGGACTCGTGCGGCGTGGTGGCGCGCGCGCGCCGATGCAGGCCCGCCTGCGCTGTGACCCTTCTGGCTTCGTGGTCGACTACCAAGGACAGCCGCAGCAGAGCGGGCTGCTGTATCGGCTGTTCGAATCGCCTCGCAGCCAAGAGCGCGCGTGCTTCGCGCTGCCCGGCAGCGCACGCATCGAGTACGGCTACGTCAGCGGCGCCGCGGTGCACATCACCCTGCACTTCAGCCCACGCGACGACACGCACACCGAGGTGTTCGCGTCCTTGCACGTGCAGGGACGTTGGGCACCACGCTGGGCGGTGCGTTGGCTGTTGTGGCCGTTCCTGCACCGCGTCGGCGAACAGGACAAGCGGATGCTGGCCCTGCAGTCCTGGAACAAGCAGCGCTTCGATGCGCGCGGCAGCGCCAGCACGCCGCTGGACCTGGTGCGTGCGCCACTGGAACGCTGGTGGCTGCATGGCGAAGTCCCGCACGCGGCGCAATCGCGCACGCAGGCGCTGCTGCTCTAGCACAGTCCTTCGCACATAAAAGCCACGAACACCCGCAGCTTGGGCGGCAGGTGCTCGCGCGCGGGGTAATAGAGTGGAAGCCGGCGAACGGTTTCTGCCAATCATCCAGATCCCGCACGCCAGTGGTCCCTGGGCGCCGACTAGGGGTCTACCCTCATCGGCAGGGAGCTGCCTCGACAGCGGCATCTTTCATCTTGGCTTCGTCGTGAAATGCCCGGCCGCAGGAAGGATGAAAATTCTTTCTCGAAAGTACTAGACGACCGGTCTACTTGAGTGTAAGGTAACCCGCATGGACGCCACTGCCACCCCCGACAACCACGATGTACGCGAGAGCTTGCTGGCCATCGGTCAGCAGACCATGGCAGCCAAGGGCTTCTCGGCGGTCGGGCTGAAGGAGATCCTGGCCAGTGCTGGGGTTCCGAAGGGCTCGTTCTATCACTACTTCGCGTCCAAGGACGCGTACGGCGAAGCGCTCCTCGAAAAGTATTTCACTGATTATCTGGCCGAGATGGACGCGACCCTGCACCAGCCTGGGCTGACCATGGCCCAGCGCCTGATGCACTACTGGCAGGCTTGGCAGGACAACCAGTCCGTCTCCGACTGCCAGGGCAAATGCTTGGCCGTGAAGCTGGGCGCTGAAGTGGCAGACCTGTCCGAATCCATGCGCCTGACCATGCAACGCGGCACCACTGGGATCGTTGATCGGCTGGCGTTGGCCATCAAGGCCGGTGCGGCCGAGGGATCGCTCAGTATTGAAGGCCAGCATCGCGATGTTGCCCAGAGCCTTTACCAGCTTTGGCTGGGCGCCAGCGTGCTGGTGAAGGTCACACGCACAACGGCCCCTTTCGACTCAGCCATGAACACGACCCGGCAGATCCTCCACATCGCGCCCTGATCTGGGCGCTGTGACCCGCACTTCTGACGAAGTGTTTTTTTATGGCCGATTACTAGACGACCGGTCTACTTGTAAACAAACCACCGACAGGAGCACCACCATGAAGATCCTCATCGTCCTTACCTCCCATGACACCCTGGGCAACACCGGCAAGAAGACCGGCTTCTGGCTGGAAGAGCTGGCCGCCCCGTACTACGTCTTCAAGGACGCCGGCGCCCAGATCGTGCTGGCCTCGCCCAAGGGTGGTCAGCCGCCGCTGGATCCCAAGAGCAACGAGCCCTCCTTCCAGACCGACCTGACACGCCGCTTTGAAGCCGACGCCGATGCCAATGCACAGCTGGCCACTACCGTCCGCCTGGACAGCGTGTCGCAGGCAGACTTCGACGCGGTGTTCTACCCGGGCGGCCACGGGCCGCTGTGGGACCTGGCTGAAGACGCCAACTCCGTCGCCCTGATCGAGTCCTTCATTGCTGCCGGCAAGCCGGCCGCACTGGTCTGCCATGCCCCAGGCGTGCTGCGTGACGTCAAGGCCGCCGATGGCCAGCCACTGGTCGCCGGTAAGCAGGTCACAGGCTTCACCAATACCGAAGAGGAAGGCGTAGGCCTGACCGAGGTGGTGCCGTTCCTGGTGGAAGACGTACTAAAGGCCAAGGGCGGCCTCTACAGCAAGGGCGCTGACTGGGATTCCTACGTGGTCAGTGACGGCCTGCTGATCACCGGCCAGAACCCGGCGTCCTCGGCAGAAGCCGCAGACGTGCTGATCAAGCAGCTGACCGCCAAAGCCTGAGCGCCCACGCTGCGACCTGCGAGCGCCCGTGCCCTCCGCACGGGCGCCTCCAGGCCACATCACAAGGCTTTGCTGGTACGGCCGGTCAATCCGATGACTGAGCGACCGTCCGTGCCGACGAAGCACATTCCACTTTCGAGCAGAAACAGGCCATGACCATGTTGAACCAACTCAAATCCGCAGGCTGGCTGCGCGAAGCCAACTACATCAACGGCGCCTGGACCGGTGCCGACGACCAGCGCACGCTGGCCGTCCAGGACCCCGGCACGGGGCAGGACATCGGCACAATCCCCTGGTCGGGCGCATCGGACACCCGGTGTGCCATCGATGCGGCGGACAAGGCCTTCAAAGACTGGTCGACGACCACCGCCGCCGAGCGCGCCGGATTTCTGCACAGGATGGCCGCGGTCATTCGCGAACACAGCGAGCAACTGGCCAGCCTGCTGACCCTGGAACAAGGCAAGCCGCTGGCCGAGGCCCGGGCCGAAATCGCCCTGGGCGCCGACTACGTGCAATGGTTTGCCGAAGAGGCCCGCCGCATCAACGGCCAGATCATTCCGTCGCCGTGGAAGGGCCGCCAGCTGCAGGTGACCTGCGAACCGGTCGGCGTGGTCGGCGCTATTTCTCCATGGAATTTCCCGTTCTCCATGCTCTCGCGCAAGGTAGCGCCGGCTCTGGCCGCGGGCTGCACCATTGTGGTCAAGCCGTCCGAGTTCACCCCGTACTGCGGCCTGCTGTGGGGCGTGCTGGCCGAGAAGATCGGCCTGCCTGCCGGCGTGGTCAATGTCGTCACCGGCGATGCGGCCGCCATCGGCGGCGAGCTGACAGGCGATGCGCGGGTACGCAAACTCACCTTCACCGGTTCCACCCGCATCGGCAAGCTGCTCTACCAGCAGTCGGCGGCCAGCATGAAAAAGCTCTCACTGGAGCTGGGCGGCAACGCGCCTTTCATCGTGTTCGACGACGCTGACCTGGAGCAGGCCGTGGAGGGCGCCATCGCCGCCAAGTTCCGTAATAGCGGGCAGACCTGCGTGTGCAGCAATCGGATCTACGTGCAGGACAGCATCTATGAGGTGTTCGCCCAGCGCTTGGCCGAACGTGTGGCAACCCTGCGCGTGGGCAACGGCTTTGATGCCGATGTCAAGCAAGGCCCGCTGATCAACGAGGCCGCCGTGACGAAGGTACAGGCCCACGTGGCCGATGCGCAGGCCAAGGGTGGACGCGTCCTGGTGGGCGGCAAGCGCCATGCGCTGGGCGGGACGTTCTACGAGCCAACGGTCATTGCCGGCGCCACCCACGACATGCTGATCGCCCACGAAGAGACCTTCGGCCCGGTCGCCGCGTTGTTCCGCTTCACCAGCGAGCAGGAGGCCATCGACGCCGCCAACGCCACCGAGTTCGGACTCTCGGCCTATTTCTACAGCCGTGACCTGGCCCGCGCCCATCGCGTGGCCCGCGCGCTGGAGAGCGGCATGGTGGGCGTCAACGTCGGCATCATCACCAGTGAGGTTGCGCCCTTCGGCGGCGTCAAGGACAGCGGCCTGGGTCGTGAAGGCGGCCGCTTCGGCATCGATGAATACCTCAACCTGAAGTACATCAGCCTGGGCGGTCTGTAACCGCGCCTTACCCCCGCACGCCGCAGCTGCAGGGCAGCGCCAGCGCCCCCTTCTGCTTGCTCATCTCTCCCAAGGGCATTGCTCATGACCACACTCACCACGCGCGACAGCACCCGCATCTTCTACAAGGACTGGGGTCCGAAGGAGGCGCAGCCCATCGTCTTCCATCACGGCTGGCCGCTCAGCGCTGATGACTGGGACAACCAGATGCTGTTCTTCCTGGCCCAGGGTTACCGCGTGATCGCCCACGACCGCCGCGGCCACGGTCGCTCCGATCAAACCGATTCCGGCAACGACATGGACACCTACGCCGCCGATGTCTTCGACTTGGCCAAGGCGCTGGATCTGCACAACGCGGTCCATATCGGGCATTCCACTGGCGGTGGCGAAGTGGCGCGCTATGTCGCACGCGCCGAAGCCGGCCGCGTGGCCAAGGCCGTGCTGCTTGGCGCGGTCACGCCGATCATGCTGCAGACGCAGGCCAATCCTGAAGGTCTGCCGATGTCGGTGTTCGACGGCTTCCGCAGTGCACTGCAGGCCAACCGCGCGCAATTCTTCACCGACGTGCCTGCAGGCCCGTTCTACGGCTTCAACCGCCAGGGCGCCAACGTCAGCCAAGGCTTGATCAACAACTGGTGGCGCCAGGGCATGGCTGGTGGCGCCAAGGCCCACTACGACTGCATCGCGGCTTTCTCTGAAACGGACTTCACCGAAGACCTCAAGGCGCTCAACCTGCCGGTACTAGTCATGCATGGCGAAGATGACCAGATCGTGCCAATCGCCGACTCGGCGCTAAAAGCGATCAAGCTCCTGCCGCAGGGCACCTTGAAGACCTATCCCGGCCTGCCGCACGGCATGTTTGCCACGCATCCGGAGCTGATCAATACCGATCTGCTGGCCTTCGTGCAGGCCTGAACGACCGATCACCTCGGCTGCCCTGGCCCGCTACATGGCAGCCGCCTGATGCACATACCTGCAAAACGCCCCGCGCACGGGGTTCGTGAAGCAGATCGCCCTCCAATGCCCCTTCAACGGCACCTCGCCGTTCCTCGGCCATGCGCGGCGCCTACAACCCACCCCAGGAGATTGTCATGAACAAGCGTTTCCCCGTACGTCGCACGTTGGTCGCACTGCTGCTCGCGCTGGCTGCATCCGGCACCCAGGCGGCCATTGCCGCGCCGATCAACAACATCGTGCTCGTCCACGGCTATTTCGCCGATGGCTCGGGCTGGAAAGCCGTCGCCGACCTGCTGACCCACGACGGCTACAAGGTTTCCATCGTCCAGGAGCCTGAGACTTCGTTCCAGGATGACGTCAAGGCCACCACGCGCGTGGTCGACATGCAGGATGGGCCGAGCATCCTGGTCGGCCACAGCTATGGCGGCGCCGTGGTGACCCAGGCCGGCAACAACGCCAAGGTCGCCGGCCTGGTCTACATCAATGCCTTCCAGCCAGACGCTGGCGAAAGCCTGAAGACCCTGGTCGAACAGATGCCTGGGGCCACCAAAGCGATCAAGCCGACGCAGGACGGCTTCCTGTACCTGGACCCGGCGGATTTCCACGCTGATTTCGCCGCTGATATCCCGGCACGTGAAGCCAAGTTCATGGCAATCTCGCAGGTGATGCCATCGGTTGAAACCTTCGGCGCGCCGGTCACCACTGCAGCCTGGAAGACCAAGCCAAGCTGGGCGCTGGTGTCCATGTCCGACCGCACCGTCAATCCCGCGCTTGAACGCTTCATGGCCAAGCGCGCCGGCAGCACGACAGTCGAGATCGACTCCAGCCATGTCGCTTTTCTTTCTCACCCAGCGGACGTGGCCAAGTTGATCGAACAGGCCGCCGGCCACCTCACCAAGTAAGCGCGGCGATGTCCCGATGTGCTTCGCCCCGGGCGGCGCACATCGACGCAGATCCTCCACCCACCCGTCGCCATGACCACAACGGCCGCCGTCCTGGCCGGGCAACGCTGCGCGCTGCTGAATCCCACGCCTCCGCGCCCCCCATCCCATCTCGGAGTTCCAGATTCGCCATGCAACATCCTAGCCTCTTCCAGCCGGTCACCCTCGGCCCGCACACCTTGCGCAACCGCATCGTCCTGCCACCGCTCACCCGGCAGCGCAGTGGCCAGCCCGGTGACGTGCCCACCGACCTGATGGCCGCCTATTACCGCCAGCGCGCAAGTGCCGGTCTGATCATCACCGAAGGCACCCAGATCGAACCGCGCGGCAAGGGCTATGCCTGGACGCCGGGCATCTACAGCGCCGCCCAGGTTGAGGGCTGGCGCAAGGTCACCGACGCTGTCCACGCTGAGGGCGGCACCATCTTCGCCCAGCTGTGGCACGTCGGCCGCGTGTCCCATGCCGAACTGCAACCCGATGGCGAAGCACCGGTGGCGCCCTCGGCACTGCAGGCCCAGCGTGTCAAGGCCTTTATCGAGACCGCACCAGGCACCGGCACGCTGGTGGATCCTTCGGTGCCACGCGCACTGAGCGTGGCCGAGATCAAGGACCTGGTCGAGCTGTATGCACAGGCCGCGCGTAACGCGCTGGCGGCCGGGTTTGATGGCGTGGAAATCCATGCGGCCAACGGCTACCTGGTCAACCAGTTCATTTCGGCACACGCCAACCATCGCACCGACGAATACGGGGGCTCGCTGAGCAATCGCTTGCGCTTCCTGCGCGAGGTTGTGGCCGCGCTGGCCGCCGTGGTCGGACCAGACCGGCTGGGGGTGCGCTTCACCCCACTGTTCACTAGCACCGACCAGGACAGGGTCTATATCGGCTTTGTCGAAGACGATCCGCATCGCACCTACATCGAAGCGATCAAGGTGCTTGAAGCGGCTGGCGTCGCGTATCTGTCCATCGCCGAGGCCGACTGGGACAACGCCCCCGACCTGCCCGCCGATTTCCGCCGCGACGTCCGCCAGTGTTTCAGCGGCCGGATCGTCTACGCCGGCCGCTACACCGCCGAGCGCGGCGCAGCGCTGGTGGACGCAGGCCTGGCGGATCTGATCGCCATCGGCCGTCCCTTCATCGCCAATCCGGATCTGCCCGCGCGGATCGCCAACGGTTGGCCACTGAACGCACTCAATCCGGCCACGCTTTACGGCGGCGCCGAACAGGGCTTTACCGATTACCCGGCCTATGCCGGCTCCACTGTCCCCACATCCAACGAGGTCCTGTCATGAGCAATGGCATTGAAGACAAAGTCATCCTGATCACCGGCGGCAGCACCGGCATCGGCGCCGAAACCGCACGCTTGCTGGCCGCCCGCGGCGCGAAAGTCGCCATCGCCGCACGCCGCAAGCAAAAGCTCGACACGGTCGTGGACGAGATCACCGCGCAAGGCGGGTCGGCCAAGGCCTACGCGCTGGACGTGACCGACAAGAACCAGGTCGAGGCAACCGTGGCTGCGGTCGTTGCGGATTTCGGCAAGCTGGACGTGCTGATCAACAACGCCGGCCTGATGCCGATCCGCCCGATGTCGGAAGTGAACACCGACGAGTGGGACGCGATGATCGACGTCAACCTGAAAGGCACGCTGTACGGGATCGCCGCGGCGCTGCCGCGCTTCATCGCCCAGCACAGTGGCCACATCATCAACCTGAGCTCGGTGGCCGGCATCAAGGTCTTTGCGCCGGGCGGCACCGTGTATTCGGGAACCAAATATGCCGTCAGCGCGATCACCGAAGGCCTGCGCCAGGAAGTAGGCGAGACGATCCGGGTGACCGCCATCGAACCGGGCGCGGTGGAGAGCGAGCTCAAACATGGCACGTCGGGCACCGCAAAGGACACCGTGCTGGATTTCTACAAGACCGCCATCCCCGCCGCGTCGGTGGCGCGGGCCATTGCCTTCGCGATTGAACAACCGGCCGATGTGGACATCAACGAGATCGTGCTGCGTCCCGTGCGCCAGGTCTTCTGAGTAGCGTAAGGCGCGACGATCAGGCAAGGATCTGGCGTCATTCCGTTTCGGCGGTGCGCGCAGGCGCGCCGCCGCCAGGGACACATCAGGGCCCGGCGGGCCCTTCGCGCAAAAAATCCACGAACACCCGCAGCTTCGGCGGCAGGTGCTCGCGCGCCGGGTAGTAGATGTGGAAGCCGGCGAACGGCTGCTGCCAGTCCTCCAGTACGCTGACCATCCGACCGGCCGCCAGGTCGGCCTGCGCGAATTCGCTGAAGGATTGCACCAGCCCCATGCCGCCGCGCGCGGCCGCGTAAGCGACCTCGCTGTCGTTGCTGATCAGCGGCCCGTGCACCTCGACCTCGAAATCGCGTCCGTCGCCGGTGAACTCCCACGGCATCAGCCGACCACTGGTGAGCCGGTGCACGATGCAGGCGTGATGCACTAGGTCGGCCGGCGTCTGCGGCACGCCGTGACGGGCGAAGTAGTCCG is part of the Pseudoxanthomonas sp. JBR18 genome and encodes:
- a CDS encoding aromatic ring-hydroxylating dioxygenase subunit alpha → MFRQWYAVAGGARLRTRPLAIQLLGLPLVLARDAHGRPFALEDRCPHRHAPLSSGCVEHGQLRCPYHGWRFDHDGRLTEVPGLPADLQAPAIRASAFPVIEHDGLLWLRPSQEGEPAPSALVMDARPEHRRFLWQTRWQAHVLEAMENFLDPLHTHYLHPGLVRRGGARAPMQARLRCDPSGFVVDYQGQPQQSGLLYRLFESPRSQERACFALPGSARIEYGYVSGAAVHITLHFSPRDDTHTEVFASLHVQGRWAPRWAVRWLLWPFLHRVGEQDKRMLALQSWNKQRFDARGSASTPLDLVRAPLERWWLHGEVPHAAQSRTQALLL
- a CDS encoding TetR/AcrR family transcriptional regulator — translated: MDATATPDNHDVRESLLAIGQQTMAAKGFSAVGLKEILASAGVPKGSFYHYFASKDAYGEALLEKYFTDYLAEMDATLHQPGLTMAQRLMHYWQAWQDNQSVSDCQGKCLAVKLGAEVADLSESMRLTMQRGTTGIVDRLALAIKAGAAEGSLSIEGQHRDVAQSLYQLWLGASVLVKVTRTTAPFDSAMNTTRQILHIAP
- a CDS encoding type 1 glutamine amidotransferase domain-containing protein, yielding MKILIVLTSHDTLGNTGKKTGFWLEELAAPYYVFKDAGAQIVLASPKGGQPPLDPKSNEPSFQTDLTRRFEADADANAQLATTVRLDSVSQADFDAVFYPGGHGPLWDLAEDANSVALIESFIAAGKPAALVCHAPGVLRDVKAADGQPLVAGKQVTGFTNTEEEGVGLTEVVPFLVEDVLKAKGGLYSKGADWDSYVVSDGLLITGQNPASSAEAADVLIKQLTAKA
- a CDS encoding NAD-dependent succinate-semialdehyde dehydrogenase; this encodes MTMLNQLKSAGWLREANYINGAWTGADDQRTLAVQDPGTGQDIGTIPWSGASDTRCAIDAADKAFKDWSTTTAAERAGFLHRMAAVIREHSEQLASLLTLEQGKPLAEARAEIALGADYVQWFAEEARRINGQIIPSPWKGRQLQVTCEPVGVVGAISPWNFPFSMLSRKVAPALAAGCTIVVKPSEFTPYCGLLWGVLAEKIGLPAGVVNVVTGDAAAIGGELTGDARVRKLTFTGSTRIGKLLYQQSAASMKKLSLELGGNAPFIVFDDADLEQAVEGAIAAKFRNSGQTCVCSNRIYVQDSIYEVFAQRLAERVATLRVGNGFDADVKQGPLINEAAVTKVQAHVADAQAKGGRVLVGGKRHALGGTFYEPTVIAGATHDMLIAHEETFGPVAALFRFTSEQEAIDAANATEFGLSAYFYSRDLARAHRVARALESGMVGVNVGIITSEVAPFGGVKDSGLGREGGRFGIDEYLNLKYISLGGL
- a CDS encoding alpha/beta hydrolase, whose translation is MTTLTTRDSTRIFYKDWGPKEAQPIVFHHGWPLSADDWDNQMLFFLAQGYRVIAHDRRGHGRSDQTDSGNDMDTYAADVFDLAKALDLHNAVHIGHSTGGGEVARYVARAEAGRVAKAVLLGAVTPIMLQTQANPEGLPMSVFDGFRSALQANRAQFFTDVPAGPFYGFNRQGANVSQGLINNWWRQGMAGGAKAHYDCIAAFSETDFTEDLKALNLPVLVMHGEDDQIVPIADSALKAIKLLPQGTLKTYPGLPHGMFATHPELINTDLLAFVQA
- a CDS encoding alpha/beta hydrolase; translated protein: MNKRFPVRRTLVALLLALAASGTQAAIAAPINNIVLVHGYFADGSGWKAVADLLTHDGYKVSIVQEPETSFQDDVKATTRVVDMQDGPSILVGHSYGGAVVTQAGNNAKVAGLVYINAFQPDAGESLKTLVEQMPGATKAIKPTQDGFLYLDPADFHADFAADIPAREAKFMAISQVMPSVETFGAPVTTAAWKTKPSWALVSMSDRTVNPALERFMAKRAGSTTVEIDSSHVAFLSHPADVAKLIEQAAGHLTK
- a CDS encoding alkene reductase gives rise to the protein MQHPSLFQPVTLGPHTLRNRIVLPPLTRQRSGQPGDVPTDLMAAYYRQRASAGLIITEGTQIEPRGKGYAWTPGIYSAAQVEGWRKVTDAVHAEGGTIFAQLWHVGRVSHAELQPDGEAPVAPSALQAQRVKAFIETAPGTGTLVDPSVPRALSVAEIKDLVELYAQAARNALAAGFDGVEIHAANGYLVNQFISAHANHRTDEYGGSLSNRLRFLREVVAALAAVVGPDRLGVRFTPLFTSTDQDRVYIGFVEDDPHRTYIEAIKVLEAAGVAYLSIAEADWDNAPDLPADFRRDVRQCFSGRIVYAGRYTAERGAALVDAGLADLIAIGRPFIANPDLPARIANGWPLNALNPATLYGGAEQGFTDYPAYAGSTVPTSNEVLS
- a CDS encoding SDR family oxidoreductase produces the protein MSNGIEDKVILITGGSTGIGAETARLLAARGAKVAIAARRKQKLDTVVDEITAQGGSAKAYALDVTDKNQVEATVAAVVADFGKLDVLINNAGLMPIRPMSEVNTDEWDAMIDVNLKGTLYGIAAALPRFIAQHSGHIINLSSVAGIKVFAPGGTVYSGTKYAVSAITEGLRQEVGETIRVTAIEPGAVESELKHGTSGTAKDTVLDFYKTAIPAASVARAIAFAIEQPADVDINEIVLRPVRQVF